A window of the Coturnix japonica isolate 7356 chromosome 12, Coturnix japonica 2.1, whole genome shotgun sequence genome harbors these coding sequences:
- the EOGT gene encoding EGF domain-specific O-linked N-acetylglucosamine transferase isoform X1 yields the protein MFILLMFALLLQEILANSRDENLTELKNDEPMYSYRTINLPDEHIPYFLHNNRHVADICKQDARCPYKKYLKKLKSCWGYEKSCKSDHRFSYPVCDYVESGWANDIETAQQIFWKQADFGYIRERLNEMKTHCKPTATGDSSLTCSQFLQHCRATNLYVDLRTAKRNHERFKEDFFQKGEIGGHCTLDVKAFLAEGQRKSPLQSWFAELQTFTSLNFRPLDDGKCDVVIEKPTYFMKLDAGVNMYHHFCDFVNLYITQHINNSFSTDVNIVMWDTSSYGYGDLFSETWKAFTDYDIIHLKTFDSKRVCFKEAVFSLLPRMRYGLFYNTPLISGCHGTGLFRAFSQHVLHRLNITQEGPKDGKIRVTILARSTDYRKILNQNELVNALKTVSTLEVKVVDYKYKELEFSEQLRITHNSDIFIGMHGAGLTHLLFLPDWAVVFELYNCEDERCYLDLARLRGIHYITWRKRNKVFPQDQGHHPTLGEHPKFTNYSFDVEEFMYLVLLAANHVSQHSKWPFRVKHDEF from the exons ATGTTCATCCTGCTGAtgtttgcattgctgctgcaaGAAATCCTGGCTAATTCCCGAGATGAAAACCTCACTGAGCTCAAAAATGATGAGCCCATGTACAGCTACAGGACTATCAACCTACCAGATGAGCATATTCCATACTTCCTGCACAACAATAGGCACGTTGCTGACATCTGCAAGCAAGACGCTCGTTGCCCGTATAAA aaatacttgaagaaattaaaatcctgCTGGGGCTATGAGAAATCTTGCAAGTCGGATCACAGGTTCAGTTACCCGGTGTGTGATTACGTCGAATCTGGATG GGCAAATGACATCGAGACGGCCCAGCAGATATTCTGGAAACAAGCTGACTTTGGTTACATTCGGGAGAGgctgaatgaaatgaaaacccaTTGTAAGCCTACAGCAACA gGAGACTCATCTCTGACCTGttctcagttccttcagcatTGCAGAGCAACGAACTTGTACGTCGATTTAAGAACTGCAAAGAGAAACCACGAGAG ATTCAAAGAAGACTTTTTCCAGAAGGGGGAAATTGGAGGTCATTGCACCCTTGACGTTAAAGCATTTTTAGCTGAAGGTCAACGCAAGAGCCCTCTGCAGTCTTG GTTTGCAGAACTCCAGACGTTTACTTCATTAAACTTCAGGCCCCTGGATGATGGCAAGTGTGATGTTGTTATTGAAAAGCCAACATACTTCATGAAATTGGATGCAG GTGTTAATATGTACCATCACTTCTGTGACTTCGTCAATCTTTATATTACACAGCACATTAATAATTCCTTCAGTACTGATGTCAACATAGTCATGTGGGACACT AGTTCCTATGGCTATGGCGACCTGTTCAGTGAGACATGGAAGGCATTTACTGACTATGACATAATACACTTGAAAACTTTTGACTCTAAAAGG GTGTGCTTTAAAGAAGCAGTCTTCTCATTACTGCCTCGAATGCGGTATGGCTTGTTTTATAACACACCATTG ATATCTGGCTGCCACGGTACAGGGCTGTTCAGAGCATTTTCTCAGCATGTGTTACACAGGTTGAATATCACACAAGAAGGACCCAAG gatGGGAAAATCCGAGTCACGATCCTCGCACGCAGCACAGACTACCGGAAAATATTAAACCAAAATGAG CTGGtgaatgctttgaaaacagtATCAACGCTGGAGGTCAAAGTGGTAGACTACAAATACAA GGAACTTGAATTTTCAGAGCAATTGAGAATTACACATAACTCTGATATATTCATTGGGATGCATGGAGCTGGACTTACCCATTTGCTCTTTCTACCAGACTGGGCTGTTGTTTTTGAACT GTACAATTGCGAGGATGAACGTTGTTACCTGGATTTGGCAAGGCTGAGGGGCATTCACTACATCacttggagaaaaagaaataaagtgttCCCTCAAGATCAG gGACACCACCCAACGCTGGGAGAGCATCCAAAATTTACAAACTACTCTTTTGATGTGGAAGAATTTATGTACTTGGTGCTTTTGGCTGCAAATCATGTCTCACAGCATTCCAAGTGGCCATTTAGGGTAAAGCACGATGAATTCTAA
- the EOGT gene encoding EGF domain-specific O-linked N-acetylglucosamine transferase isoform X2, which translates to MFILLMFALLLQEILANSRDENLTELKNDEPMYSYRTINLPDEHIPYFLHNNRHVADICKQDARCPYKKYLKKLKSCWGYEKSCKSDHRFSYPVCDYVESGWANDIETAQQIFWKQADFGYIRERLNEMKTHCKPTATGDSSLTCSQFLQHCRATNLYVDLRTAKRNHERFAELQTFTSLNFRPLDDGKCDVVIEKPTYFMKLDAGVNMYHHFCDFVNLYITQHINNSFSTDVNIVMWDTSSYGYGDLFSETWKAFTDYDIIHLKTFDSKRVCFKEAVFSLLPRMRYGLFYNTPLISGCHGTGLFRAFSQHVLHRLNITQEGPKDGKIRVTILARSTDYRKILNQNELVNALKTVSTLEVKVVDYKYKELEFSEQLRITHNSDIFIGMHGAGLTHLLFLPDWAVVFELYNCEDERCYLDLARLRGIHYITWRKRNKVFPQDQGHHPTLGEHPKFTNYSFDVEEFMYLVLLAANHVSQHSKWPFRVKHDEF; encoded by the exons ATGTTCATCCTGCTGAtgtttgcattgctgctgcaaGAAATCCTGGCTAATTCCCGAGATGAAAACCTCACTGAGCTCAAAAATGATGAGCCCATGTACAGCTACAGGACTATCAACCTACCAGATGAGCATATTCCATACTTCCTGCACAACAATAGGCACGTTGCTGACATCTGCAAGCAAGACGCTCGTTGCCCGTATAAA aaatacttgaagaaattaaaatcctgCTGGGGCTATGAGAAATCTTGCAAGTCGGATCACAGGTTCAGTTACCCGGTGTGTGATTACGTCGAATCTGGATG GGCAAATGACATCGAGACGGCCCAGCAGATATTCTGGAAACAAGCTGACTTTGGTTACATTCGGGAGAGgctgaatgaaatgaaaacccaTTGTAAGCCTACAGCAACA gGAGACTCATCTCTGACCTGttctcagttccttcagcatTGCAGAGCAACGAACTTGTACGTCGATTTAAGAACTGCAAAGAGAAACCACGAGAG GTTTGCAGAACTCCAGACGTTTACTTCATTAAACTTCAGGCCCCTGGATGATGGCAAGTGTGATGTTGTTATTGAAAAGCCAACATACTTCATGAAATTGGATGCAG GTGTTAATATGTACCATCACTTCTGTGACTTCGTCAATCTTTATATTACACAGCACATTAATAATTCCTTCAGTACTGATGTCAACATAGTCATGTGGGACACT AGTTCCTATGGCTATGGCGACCTGTTCAGTGAGACATGGAAGGCATTTACTGACTATGACATAATACACTTGAAAACTTTTGACTCTAAAAGG GTGTGCTTTAAAGAAGCAGTCTTCTCATTACTGCCTCGAATGCGGTATGGCTTGTTTTATAACACACCATTG ATATCTGGCTGCCACGGTACAGGGCTGTTCAGAGCATTTTCTCAGCATGTGTTACACAGGTTGAATATCACACAAGAAGGACCCAAG gatGGGAAAATCCGAGTCACGATCCTCGCACGCAGCACAGACTACCGGAAAATATTAAACCAAAATGAG CTGGtgaatgctttgaaaacagtATCAACGCTGGAGGTCAAAGTGGTAGACTACAAATACAA GGAACTTGAATTTTCAGAGCAATTGAGAATTACACATAACTCTGATATATTCATTGGGATGCATGGAGCTGGACTTACCCATTTGCTCTTTCTACCAGACTGGGCTGTTGTTTTTGAACT GTACAATTGCGAGGATGAACGTTGTTACCTGGATTTGGCAAGGCTGAGGGGCATTCACTACATCacttggagaaaaagaaataaagtgttCCCTCAAGATCAG gGACACCACCCAACGCTGGGAGAGCATCCAAAATTTACAAACTACTCTTTTGATGTGGAAGAATTTATGTACTTGGTGCTTTTGGCTGCAAATCATGTCTCACAGCATTCCAAGTGGCCATTTAGGGTAAAGCACGATGAATTCTAA